A genomic segment from Halorubrum depositum encodes:
- a CDS encoding CbiX/SirB N-terminal domain-containing protein, whose translation MQSLVIVAHGSHLNPESSAPTYDHADTIRATGAFDEVKTGFWKEEPHFREVLRTVEGDEVYVVPLFVSEGYFTEQVIPRELRLDGWDVSAWDSDGLSADQATLVAEDIDREVHYCGPVGTHRAMTDVIVRRAESVTGDPDVGDGFGLAVVGHGTERNENSAKAIEYHADRIAERDRFDEVEALYMDEDPEVDDLPDFFESDDVVLVPLFIADGYHTQEDIPEDVGLCEDHTEGYDVPTAVDGTRIWYAGAVGTEPLMADVVMERAADAGADLGGALDDVRETTRVATGD comes from the coding sequence ATGCAGTCGCTCGTCATCGTCGCACACGGCTCGCACCTCAATCCGGAGTCGAGCGCGCCGACGTACGACCACGCGGACACGATCCGCGCGACCGGCGCGTTCGACGAGGTGAAGACCGGCTTCTGGAAGGAGGAACCGCACTTCCGGGAGGTGCTCCGCACCGTCGAAGGCGACGAGGTCTACGTCGTCCCGCTGTTCGTCTCGGAGGGGTACTTCACCGAGCAGGTGATCCCGCGCGAGCTCCGGCTCGACGGCTGGGACGTCTCAGCGTGGGACTCGGACGGCCTCTCGGCCGACCAGGCAACGCTCGTCGCCGAGGACATCGACCGCGAGGTCCACTACTGCGGCCCGGTGGGGACCCACCGCGCGATGACCGACGTGATCGTCCGGCGCGCGGAGTCGGTCACCGGCGACCCCGACGTGGGCGACGGGTTCGGCCTCGCCGTCGTCGGCCACGGCACCGAGCGCAACGAGAACTCGGCGAAGGCGATCGAGTACCACGCCGACCGGATCGCCGAGCGGGACCGCTTCGACGAGGTGGAGGCGCTGTACATGGACGAGGACCCCGAGGTCGACGACCTCCCCGACTTCTTCGAGAGCGACGACGTCGTCCTCGTCCCGCTGTTCATCGCCGACGGCTACCACACCCAGGAGGACATCCCGGAGGACGTCGGGCTCTGCGAGGACCACACGGAGGGGTACGACGTGCCGACCGCGGTGGACGGGACCCGAATCTGGTACGCCGGCGCCGTGGGCACCGAGCCCCTGATGGCCGACGTCGTCATGGAGCGCGCGGCCGACGCCGGCGCCGACCTCGGAGGCGCGCTCGACGACGTGCGCGAGACCACCCGCGTCGCCACGGGGGACTGA
- a CDS encoding DUF7523 family protein has product MSLAADTREAARARPFVLDALRAGVLNHSAAAAWLADEADLGGGDADADTDAIATALRRFREDLPAYATAERAASVSMRSGVGVLEGKRDAAGDGADSLLRVGGAAVVSEGRDTAVLATGDVDAGVLATVLRRLDAADVDVAAAGVAGDALVVVVGRRDGATAVRVAENALTAVPTDGAAGADG; this is encoded by the coding sequence ATGTCGCTGGCAGCCGACACCCGCGAAGCGGCCCGGGCCCGCCCGTTCGTCCTCGACGCGCTCCGCGCCGGCGTGTTGAACCACAGCGCCGCCGCCGCGTGGCTCGCCGACGAGGCCGACCTCGGCGGCGGTGACGCCGACGCGGACACCGACGCGATCGCGACCGCGCTCCGCCGATTCCGGGAGGATCTCCCCGCGTACGCGACCGCCGAGCGCGCGGCGAGCGTGTCGATGCGGAGCGGGGTCGGGGTGCTCGAGGGGAAGCGAGACGCCGCCGGCGACGGCGCCGACTCCCTCCTCCGGGTCGGCGGCGCGGCGGTCGTCTCCGAGGGACGCGACACCGCCGTCCTCGCGACCGGCGACGTCGACGCCGGGGTGCTCGCGACCGTCCTCCGCCGCCTCGACGCCGCCGACGTCGACGTCGCGGCGGCGGGAGTCGCCGGGGACGCCCTCGTCGTCGTCGTGGGGCGGCGCGACGGCGCGACGGCGGTGCGGGTCGCCGAGAACGCGCTGACGGCGGTGCCGACCGACGGCGCCGCCGGCGCGGACGGATGA
- the pheA gene encoding prephenate dehydratase, producing MNAVTLGPAGTYSHRAARAVAAEVSFRESVTAIVDAVASGEFERGVVPIENSIEGSVTESLDALAEYDVAVTREVVTPIRHALLAQGSEFEVVASHSQALAQCRNWLEEHYPDAGLEAVASTARGVERAREDARIAGIGHPDNAGDDLTILAEDIQDRTSNATRFLVVAPASARSDAGGKTTLIVYPNANYPGLLLELLEAFADRNLNLSRIESRPSGERLGDYLFHFDVDAGLYEDHMAKAVEDVEAIADNGWVRVLGSYDTEHVLE from the coding sequence ATGAACGCCGTCACGCTCGGTCCCGCCGGCACGTACTCACACCGTGCGGCGCGGGCCGTCGCCGCCGAGGTGTCGTTCCGCGAGTCGGTCACCGCCATCGTCGACGCCGTCGCCTCCGGCGAGTTCGAGCGGGGAGTCGTGCCCATCGAGAACAGCATCGAGGGCTCCGTCACGGAGAGCCTCGACGCGCTGGCGGAGTACGACGTCGCGGTCACCCGCGAGGTGGTCACCCCGATCCGGCACGCCCTCCTCGCGCAGGGGTCCGAGTTCGAGGTCGTCGCCAGCCACTCGCAGGCGCTCGCGCAGTGCCGGAACTGGCTCGAGGAGCACTACCCGGACGCCGGCCTCGAGGCGGTCGCCTCCACCGCCCGCGGGGTCGAGCGCGCCCGCGAGGACGCCCGCATCGCCGGGATCGGCCACCCGGACAACGCCGGCGACGACCTCACCATCCTCGCGGAAGACATCCAGGACCGCACCTCCAACGCGACCCGGTTCCTCGTCGTCGCGCCCGCGTCCGCGCGCTCGGACGCCGGCGGGAAGACCACTCTCATCGTCTACCCGAACGCGAACTACCCCGGGCTCCTGCTGGAGCTGTTGGAGGCGTTCGCCGACCGCAACCTCAACCTCTCGCGGATCGAGTCGCGCCCGAGCGGGGAGCGCCTCGGCGACTACCTGTTCCACTTCGACGTCGACGCCGGGCTCTACGAGGACCACATGGCGAAGGCGGTCGAGGACGTCGAGGCGATCGCCGACAACGGGTGGGTGCGCGTGCTGGGCTCGTACGACACCGAACACGTGCTGGAGTAG
- a CDS encoding fasciclin domain-containing protein — protein sequence MNANRRTVLRGVGAGTATLLGGVGAAAARPPSEGDTIVDVAAAADGFDVLVAAVQEVGLVETLSGNRQLTVFAPTDAAFNAANITVDNVDEVDDEFLLDVLTYHVTPGRRDAESVTTSDELPTLNGAKVDVEGTNLNGDQADIVDTNIEASNGFIHVIDGVLLP from the coding sequence ATGAACGCTAACAGACGGACGGTACTCAGGGGCGTCGGCGCGGGAACAGCAACGCTACTCGGCGGGGTCGGTGCGGCCGCGGCCAGGCCGCCGAGCGAGGGCGACACCATCGTCGACGTGGCCGCCGCGGCCGACGGCTTCGACGTGCTCGTCGCCGCGGTCCAGGAGGTGGGCCTCGTCGAGACGCTGAGCGGGAACCGGCAGCTGACCGTGTTCGCGCCGACCGACGCGGCGTTCAACGCCGCCAACATCACTGTCGACAACGTGGACGAAGTGGACGACGAGTTCCTGCTCGACGTCCTCACTTATCACGTCACGCCCGGTCGCCGTGACGCGGAGTCGGTCACCACGTCGGACGAGCTGCCGACGCTGAACGGCGCGAAGGTCGACGTGGAGGGGACCAACCTCAACGGCGACCAGGCCGATATCGTCGATACGAACATCGAGGCGTCGAACGGCTTCATCCACGTCATCGACGGCGTGTTGCTGCCGTAG
- a CDS encoding ArsR/SmtB family transcription factor encodes MEPVLWQVLAGTRGGPNRARLLRALDERPRNANQLAEDLDLAYKTVRHHLEVLEENGVVESTEQSYGAVYLPTDRTRNHWETVENIIDQVE; translated from the coding sequence ATGGAGCCGGTTCTCTGGCAGGTGTTGGCCGGGACGCGGGGCGGCCCCAATCGGGCCCGCCTGCTCCGCGCGCTCGACGAACGGCCGCGGAACGCCAACCAGCTCGCCGAGGACCTCGATCTCGCGTACAAGACCGTCAGACACCACCTCGAGGTGCTCGAGGAGAACGGCGTGGTCGAGAGCACCGAACAGAGCTACGGTGCGGTTTATCTGCCGACCGACCGAACCCGGAATCACTGGGAGACCGTCGAGAACATCATCGACCAAGTGGAGTGA
- the cysS gene encoding cysteine--tRNA ligase — MSLVVTDTLADERVEFTADGDVTLYVCGLTVSDDPHLGHARLWFHADVLHRWLAHLGYDVRHVENVTDVNEKITARVGERDEWAAERDVAEAFTATTFDAMRGLNLLRAEVYPRVTEHVPEIRDLVETLVEKGYAYESNGSVYFDVTTFEEYGKLSNQDVDELEAQGEPDERSEKRNPSDFALWKAGGVSETAAREHAKHDHGDAVPEGETWDSPWGEGRPGWHVECSAMSTTHLGDTLDIHMGGRDLVFPHHENEIAQSEAATGETFARHWLHVGLLEMEGEKMSSSIGNFWTVPDALEELGVNVIRTFYAGAAYRSEQALTEETIAEAEERWERLSRTYDRAVDALDSVNARAKAEDGELRETVATARDEFAAAMNDDLNLREATAALLELTDAVNRHVDGVDGSGTGDDGPGDAYDYRGLREAVEAFEALGGDVLGLQFETESDGDVELAGELVELILDVREAEREAGNYERADELRDALREVGVEIEDGPDGATYRFE, encoded by the coding sequence ATGAGTCTCGTCGTTACCGACACCCTGGCAGACGAGCGCGTCGAGTTCACGGCCGACGGCGACGTCACGCTGTACGTCTGCGGGCTGACGGTGTCGGACGACCCCCACCTCGGCCACGCCCGGCTGTGGTTCCACGCCGACGTCCTCCACCGGTGGCTGGCGCACCTCGGCTACGACGTGCGTCACGTCGAGAACGTCACCGACGTCAACGAGAAGATCACGGCCCGCGTCGGCGAGCGCGACGAGTGGGCCGCCGAGCGCGACGTGGCAGAGGCGTTCACCGCGACCACCTTCGACGCGATGCGCGGGCTGAACCTCCTGCGCGCGGAGGTGTACCCCCGCGTCACCGAGCACGTGCCGGAGATCCGCGACCTCGTCGAGACGCTCGTCGAGAAGGGGTACGCCTACGAGTCGAACGGCTCCGTCTACTTCGACGTCACGACGTTCGAGGAGTACGGGAAGCTCTCGAACCAGGACGTCGACGAGCTGGAGGCGCAGGGCGAGCCGGACGAGCGGTCGGAGAAGCGCAACCCCTCGGACTTCGCGCTGTGGAAGGCCGGGGGCGTGAGCGAGACCGCCGCGCGCGAGCACGCGAAGCACGACCACGGCGACGCCGTGCCGGAGGGCGAGACGTGGGACTCCCCGTGGGGCGAGGGGCGCCCGGGGTGGCACGTCGAGTGCTCGGCGATGTCGACGACGCACCTCGGCGACACCCTCGATATCCACATGGGCGGGCGCGATCTGGTCTTCCCGCACCACGAGAACGAGATTGCGCAGTCGGAGGCGGCGACCGGCGAGACGTTCGCCCGCCACTGGCTCCACGTCGGCCTCCTGGAGATGGAGGGCGAGAAGATGTCCTCCTCGATCGGCAACTTCTGGACCGTTCCGGACGCCTTAGAGGAGCTCGGCGTCAACGTGATCCGCACCTTCTACGCCGGCGCCGCCTACCGCTCCGAGCAGGCGCTCACCGAGGAGACGATCGCGGAGGCCGAGGAGCGCTGGGAGCGCCTCTCCCGGACCTACGACCGCGCCGTCGACGCGCTCGACTCGGTGAACGCCCGCGCGAAGGCCGAAGACGGCGAGCTCCGCGAGACGGTCGCGACCGCCCGAGACGAGTTCGCCGCGGCGATGAACGACGACCTGAACCTCCGAGAGGCGACCGCCGCGCTGCTGGAGCTGACGGACGCCGTGAACCGGCACGTGGACGGGGTGGACGGGAGTGGAACCGGCGACGACGGACCGGGCGACGCCTACGACTACCGCGGCCTCCGCGAGGCGGTCGAGGCGTTCGAGGCGCTCGGCGGCGACGTGCTGGGGCTCCAGTTCGAGACGGAGAGCGACGGCGACGTGGAGCTGGCCGGCGAGCTCGTCGAGCTGATCCTGGACGTGCGCGAGGCCGAGCGGGAAGCCGGCAACTACGAGCGCGCCGACGAGCTACGCGACGCGCTCCGCGAGGTCGGCGTCGAGATCGAGGACGGGCCGGACGGGGCGACGTACCGGTTCGAGTAG
- the ilvA gene encoding threonine ammonia-lyase, with protein MSSVTLADVEAAADRIAATDIVQRTPVERSRSLSDRCGADVRLKMEHLQRSGSFKTRGAYNAISLAVEGNASAEGDADDGPGIDRVVAASAGNHAQGVALAAADAGIDATIVMPESAPAAKIEATRGYGASVVLRGSAFPEAMSHARTLTDEPGVRFVHAFDDPDVVAGQGTLGLEVLEQVPEVDTVLVPVGGGGLAGGVATAVKARSPETRVVGVQTEGASTLSESLRAGELVTREEPDTIADGIATGGLSELTFGLLREHLDETVVISDDDVANAILLLLERAKQMIEGAGATAAAALLDDDAVDELGMAGETVVPLLCGGNIDVTTLKEVVTHALVDRHQLIELSVRIDDTPGTMGEIATLIGAERANIRTVRHERSRPDLPVGDADLVFEVETNGPAHVDRVLKAVRDAGYDAAWTTQEE; from the coding sequence ATGTCCTCCGTCACGCTCGCGGACGTCGAGGCCGCCGCGGACCGGATCGCCGCGACCGATATCGTCCAGCGGACGCCGGTCGAGCGGAGCCGATCGCTGAGCGATCGGTGCGGCGCCGACGTTCGGCTGAAGATGGAACACCTCCAGCGTAGCGGCTCGTTCAAGACCCGCGGCGCGTACAACGCGATCTCGCTGGCCGTCGAGGGGAACGCGTCGGCCGAGGGGGACGCCGACGACGGCCCCGGGATCGACCGCGTGGTGGCCGCGAGCGCGGGCAACCACGCGCAGGGGGTCGCCCTCGCGGCGGCCGACGCGGGGATCGACGCGACGATCGTGATGCCGGAGTCGGCGCCGGCGGCGAAGATCGAGGCGACCCGCGGGTACGGCGCGTCGGTGGTCCTCCGGGGGAGCGCGTTCCCGGAGGCGATGTCACACGCCCGGACCTTGACCGACGAGCCCGGGGTCCGGTTCGTCCACGCGTTCGACGACCCGGACGTCGTCGCCGGCCAGGGCACGCTCGGGCTGGAGGTGCTCGAACAGGTGCCCGAAGTCGACACCGTCCTCGTTCCCGTCGGGGGCGGCGGGCTCGCGGGCGGGGTCGCCACCGCGGTCAAGGCCCGATCGCCGGAGACGCGGGTGGTCGGCGTTCAGACCGAGGGGGCGTCGACGCTCTCGGAGAGCCTGCGGGCGGGCGAGCTCGTGACGCGGGAGGAGCCGGACACCATCGCGGACGGGATCGCGACCGGCGGACTGAGCGAGCTCACCTTCGGGCTCCTGCGGGAACACCTCGACGAGACGGTCGTCATCAGCGACGACGACGTGGCGAACGCCATCCTGCTCCTCTTGGAGCGCGCGAAGCAGATGATCGAGGGTGCGGGCGCGACCGCGGCGGCCGCCCTCCTCGACGACGACGCCGTCGACGAGCTCGGTATGGCCGGCGAGACGGTCGTTCCGCTGCTCTGCGGCGGCAACATCGACGTCACGACGCTGAAGGAGGTGGTGACTCACGCGCTGGTCGACCGCCATCAGCTGATCGAGCTGTCCGTCCGGATCGACGACACGCCGGGGACGATGGGGGAGATCGCCACCCTGATCGGCGCGGAGCGCGCGAACATCCGGACGGTGCGCCACGAACGCAGCCGGCCGGACCTGCCGGTCGGCGACGCCGACCTCGTGTTCGAGGTGGAGACCAACGGTCCGGCCCACGTCGATCGGGTCCTGAAGGCGGTGCGCGACGCGGGCTACGACGCGGCGTGGACGACACAGGAGGAGTGA
- a CDS encoding DUF6276 family protein, producing the protein MSCPRCDADLVAFAVPSAIREHAPAARTAICTRCLRTFAADGSDDGVDIDEGDIDADGSPADLSAVDPAFPAGEAGVALALVCGQLESFALNRASIEALVEHAERSGADVFAFLERLDAADAAFDLDRRRAALLDVL; encoded by the coding sequence ATGTCCTGTCCCCGCTGTGACGCCGACCTCGTCGCGTTCGCCGTCCCGTCCGCGATCCGCGAGCACGCGCCGGCCGCGAGGACGGCGATCTGCACCCGCTGTCTGCGGACGTTCGCCGCCGACGGGAGCGACGACGGGGTCGATATCGACGAGGGCGACATCGATGCCGACGGCTCTCCCGCCGACCTCTCCGCGGTCGACCCCGCGTTCCCCGCCGGCGAGGCCGGCGTCGCGCTCGCGCTCGTCTGCGGCCAGTTGGAGTCGTTCGCGCTCAACCGCGCCTCGATCGAGGCGCTCGTCGAGCACGCGGAGCGGTCGGGCGCCGACGTCTTCGCGTTCCTCGAGCGGCTCGACGCCGCGGACGCCGCGTTCGACCTCGACCGGCGGCGGGCGGCGCTGCTGGACGTGCTGTGA
- a CDS encoding V-type ATP synthase subunit D — MAKDVKPTRKNLMAIEDRIELSERGHDTLEQKRDGLIMEFMDILDQAQDVRSDVSENYETAQRKIDMARAMEGDVAVRGAAAALKEHPEITTQSKNIMGVVVPQIESSKVKKSLDERGYGLLGSSARIDEAADAYEELLEKIILAAEVETAMKKMLTEIETTKRRVNALEFTLLPTLYENQEYIEQKLEEQEREEIFRLKKIKAKKEEEEKAEAEAEAAAEAAATEEPEPAD, encoded by the coding sequence ATGGCCAAGGACGTCAAACCGACGCGGAAGAACCTGATGGCGATCGAGGACCGCATCGAGCTCTCCGAGCGCGGTCACGACACCCTCGAACAGAAGCGCGACGGCCTCATCATGGAGTTCATGGACATCCTCGATCAGGCGCAGGACGTCCGCTCCGACGTGTCCGAGAACTACGAGACGGCCCAGCGCAAGATCGACATGGCCCGGGCGATGGAGGGCGACGTCGCCGTCCGCGGCGCGGCCGCGGCGCTGAAAGAGCACCCGGAGATCACCACCCAGTCGAAGAACATCATGGGCGTGGTCGTCCCGCAGATCGAGTCGTCGAAGGTGAAGAAGAGCCTCGACGAGCGCGGCTACGGGCTGCTCGGCTCCTCCGCCCGCATCGACGAGGCCGCCGACGCCTACGAGGAGCTGTTAGAGAAGATCATCCTCGCGGCGGAGGTCGAGACTGCCATGAAGAAGATGCTCACGGAGATCGAGACCACCAAGCGCCGCGTGAACGCCCTGGAGTTCACGCTCCTCCCGACCCTCTACGAGAACCAGGAGTACATCGAGCAGAAGCTCGAAGAGCAGGAGCGCGAGGAGATCTTCCGCCTGAAGAAGATCAAGGCCAAGAAGGAGGAAGAGGAGAAGGCGGAGGCGGAAGCCGAGGCCGCCGCCGAGGCGGCCGCGACCGAGGAGCCGGAGCCCGCGGACTGA
- a CDS encoding V-type ATP synthase subunit B, producing MKEYQTITEISGPLVYAEVDEAIGYDEIVEIETAQGETLRGQVLESSEGVVAIQVFEGTSGIDQNASVRFLGETMKMPVTEDLLGRVLDGSGRPIDDGPEIVPEERQDIVGAAINPYSREYPEEFIETGVSAIDGMNTLVRGQKLPIFSSSGQPHSELAMQIARQASVPEEEEGDDEESSEFAVIFGAMGITQEEANEFMEDFERTGALERSVVFMNLADDPAVERTVTPRMVLTTAEYLAFEKDYHVLVILTDMTNYCEALREIGAAREEVPGRRGYPGYMYTDLAQLYERAGRIQGRDGSVTQIPILTMPGDDDTHPIPDLTGYITEGQIYVDPDLNSQGLQPPINVLPSLSRLMDDGIGEGLTREDHADVKDQMFAAYAEGEDLRDLVNIVGREALSELDNKYLDFADAFESEFVDQGFDTNRDIEETLEIGWDLLSMLPTDALNRIDEEFIEEHYREDDSEREVVEAAD from the coding sequence ATGAAAGAGTATCAGACAATCACCGAGATCAGCGGCCCCCTCGTGTACGCCGAGGTCGACGAGGCGATCGGCTACGACGAGATCGTCGAGATCGAGACGGCACAGGGGGAGACGCTGCGCGGACAGGTGCTCGAATCCTCGGAGGGCGTCGTCGCCATCCAGGTGTTCGAGGGCACCTCCGGTATCGACCAGAACGCGTCCGTCCGCTTCCTGGGCGAGACGATGAAGATGCCCGTCACCGAGGACCTCCTCGGGCGGGTCCTCGACGGCTCCGGCCGCCCGATCGACGACGGCCCGGAGATCGTCCCCGAGGAACGCCAGGACATCGTCGGCGCGGCGATCAACCCGTACTCCCGGGAGTACCCCGAGGAGTTCATCGAGACGGGCGTCTCCGCGATCGACGGGATGAACACCCTCGTCCGCGGCCAGAAGCTCCCGATCTTCTCCAGCTCCGGGCAGCCGCACAGCGAGCTGGCGATGCAGATTGCCCGGCAGGCGAGCGTGCCGGAAGAGGAGGAGGGCGACGACGAGGAGAGCTCCGAGTTCGCCGTCATCTTCGGCGCGATGGGGATCACCCAGGAGGAGGCGAACGAGTTCATGGAGGACTTCGAGCGCACCGGTGCGCTGGAGCGCTCCGTCGTCTTCATGAACCTCGCGGACGACCCCGCCGTCGAGCGGACGGTCACCCCGCGGATGGTGCTCACCACGGCCGAGTACCTCGCCTTCGAGAAGGACTACCACGTCCTCGTCATCCTGACGGACATGACCAACTACTGCGAGGCGCTCCGGGAGATCGGGGCGGCCCGCGAGGAGGTCCCGGGTCGCCGGGGTTACCCCGGATACATGTACACCGACCTGGCGCAGCTGTACGAGCGCGCCGGGCGGATCCAGGGTCGTGACGGGTCGGTGACGCAGATCCCGATCCTCACGATGCCGGGCGACGACGACACCCACCCGATCCCGGACCTGACCGGGTACATCACGGAGGGGCAGATCTACGTCGACCCCGACCTCAACAGTCAGGGCCTGCAGCCGCCGATCAACGTGCTCCCCAGCCTGTCGCGGCTGATGGACGACGGCATCGGCGAGGGGCTCACCCGCGAGGACCACGCCGACGTGAAAGACCAGATGTTCGCGGCGTACGCGGAGGGCGAGGACCTGCGCGACCTCGTGAACATCGTCGGGCGCGAGGCGCTCTCGGAGCTCGACAACAAGTACCTCGACTTCGCGGACGCGTTCGAGTCGGAGTTCGTCGACCAGGGCTTCGACACGAATCGCGACATCGAGGAGACGCTGGAAATCGGCTGGGACCTGCTCTCGATGCTTCCGACGGACGCCCTCAACCGGATCGACGAGGAGTTCATCGAGGAGCACTACCGCGAGGACGACTCCGAGCGCGAAGTCGTCGAAGCGGCCGACTGA
- a CDS encoding ATP synthase subunit A gives MSKAESTETTTTENGVIQSVSGPVVSARDLDARMNDVVYVGDEGLMGEVIEIEGDITTIQVYEETSGVAPGEPVENTGEPLSVDLGPGMLDAIYDGVQRPLDVLEGKMGSPYLDRGVDAPGIDLEEEWAFEPTVEVGDEVGRGDVVGVVEETVTIDHKVMVPPDALEEDETTEVTAVESGSFDVTETVAELANGTDVSMHQEWPVREARPSANKKTPRTPLVSGQRILDGLFPIAKGGTAAIPGPFGSGKTVTQHQLAKYADADIIVYVGCGERGNEMTEVIEDFPELEDPANGNPLMARTSLIANTSNMPVAARESCIYTGITIAEYYRDMGYDVALMADSTSRWAEAMREISSRLEEMPGEEGYPAYLAARLAQFYERAGYFENVNGTEGSVSAIGAVSPPGGDFSEPVTQNTLRIVKTFWALDADLAERRHFPSINWNESYSLYKDQLDPWFESEVADDWAEKRQWAVDVLDEETELQEIVQLVGKDALPDDQQLTLEVARYLREAYLQQNAFHPVDTFCPPEKTYLMLTTIETFNDEAFKALEAGVPVEEIVDTEAAPRINRIGVQEEYEEYVEELKAEITEELRSLY, from the coding sequence ATGAGTAAAGCAGAATCCACGGAGACCACCACAACCGAAAACGGTGTCATCCAAAGCGTGAGCGGTCCGGTCGTGAGCGCCCGCGACCTCGACGCCCGCATGAACGACGTCGTCTACGTCGGCGACGAAGGCCTCATGGGGGAAGTGATCGAGATCGAAGGCGACATCACGACCATTCAGGTGTACGAGGAGACCTCCGGGGTCGCCCCCGGCGAGCCCGTCGAGAACACGGGCGAGCCGCTGTCGGTCGACCTTGGTCCGGGCATGCTGGACGCCATCTACGACGGCGTCCAGCGTCCCCTGGACGTGCTGGAGGGCAAGATGGGCAGTCCGTACCTCGACCGCGGGGTCGACGCGCCCGGCATCGACCTCGAGGAGGAGTGGGCGTTCGAGCCCACCGTCGAGGTCGGCGACGAGGTCGGCCGCGGCGACGTCGTCGGCGTCGTCGAGGAGACGGTCACCATCGACCACAAGGTGATGGTGCCGCCGGACGCCCTCGAAGAGGACGAGACCACCGAGGTCACCGCCGTCGAGTCGGGCTCGTTCGACGTCACCGAGACGGTCGCCGAGCTCGCCAACGGGACGGACGTCTCGATGCACCAGGAGTGGCCCGTCCGCGAGGCGCGTCCCTCCGCGAACAAGAAGACGCCCCGGACGCCGCTGGTGTCCGGCCAGCGCATCCTCGACGGCCTGTTCCCCATCGCGAAGGGCGGGACGGCCGCGATCCCGGGCCCGTTCGGCTCCGGGAAGACGGTCACCCAGCACCAGCTCGCGAAGTACGCCGACGCGGACATCATCGTCTACGTCGGCTGCGGCGAGCGCGGCAACGAGATGACCGAGGTCATCGAGGACTTCCCCGAGCTGGAGGACCCGGCCAACGGCAACCCGCTGATGGCCCGCACCTCGCTCATCGCGAACACGTCGAACATGCCCGTCGCGGCGCGTGAGTCCTGCATCTACACGGGGATCACGATCGCCGAGTACTACCGCGACATGGGGTACGACGTGGCGCTGATGGCCGACTCCACCTCGCGGTGGGCGGAGGCGATGCGCGAGATCTCTTCCCGGCTAGAGGAGATGCCCGGCGAGGAGGGGTACCCCGCGTACCTCGCCGCCCGGCTCGCGCAGTTCTACGAGCGCGCCGGCTACTTCGAGAACGTCAACGGGACGGAGGGCTCCGTCTCGGCGATCGGCGCGGTGTCGCCGCCCGGCGGCGACTTCTCCGAGCCGGTCACCCAGAACACGCTGCGCATCGTGAAGACGTTCTGGGCGCTCGACGCGGACTTAGCGGAGCGCCGCCACTTCCCGTCGATCAACTGGAACGAGTCGTACTCGCTGTACAAAGACCAGCTCGACCCGTGGTTCGAGAGCGAGGTCGCCGACGACTGGGCCGAGAAGCGCCAGTGGGCGGTCGACGTGCTCGACGAGGAGACCGAGCTGCAGGAGATCGTCCAGCTCGTCGGGAAGGACGCCCTGCCCGACGACCAGCAGCTCACCCTGGAGGTCGCCCGCTACCTGCGCGAGGCGTACCTCCAGCAGAACGCGTTCCACCCGGTGGACACGTTCTGTCCGCCGGAGAAGACGTACCTCATGCTGACGACGATCGAGACGTTCAACGACGAGGCGTTCAAGGCGCTCGAGGCGGGCGTCCCCGTCGAGGAGATCGTCGACACCGAGGCCGCCCCCCGGATCAACCGGATCGGCGTCCAGGAGGAGTACGAGGAGTACGTCGAGGAGCTCAAAGCGGAGATCACCGAGGAACTCCGGAGCCTCTACTGA
- a CDS encoding V-type ATP synthase subunit F encodes MSQEIAVVGSPEFTTGFRLAGVRKFENVPDDEKDERLDDAVERTLDDEDTGIIVMHDDDLDHLSRGTRESVEGSIEPVLVTLGGAGAGSGGLRDQIKRAIGIDLMEED; translated from the coding sequence ATGAGCCAGGAGATCGCCGTCGTCGGCAGCCCCGAGTTCACGACCGGGTTCCGGCTCGCCGGCGTGCGGAAGTTCGAGAACGTCCCGGACGACGAGAAGGACGAGCGGCTCGACGACGCCGTCGAACGGACCCTCGACGACGAGGACACCGGCATCATCGTGATGCACGACGACGACCTCGACCACCTCTCGCGGGGGACCCGCGAGTCGGTGGAGGGGAGCATCGAGCCCGTGCTCGTCACGCTCGGCGGCGCCGGCGCCGGCAGCGGCGGGCTGCGCGACCAGATCAAACGAGCCATCGGGATCGACCTGATGGAGGAGGACTAA